The Methanocella arvoryzae MRE50 genome includes a region encoding these proteins:
- the ppsA gene encoding phosphoenolpyruvate synthase yields the protein MAGKEKLVVWLNEVRNTDIPIVGGKGASLGEMTNAQLPVPPGFVVTAQAFRKFIVEAGIVDRLFKGIDVNVDDQKELMKAEKFAKDLINSQPMPASIAKEITAAYETLCKREGGEQYVAARSSATAEDLPDASFAGQQETFLNVKGKADLLKAVQHCWASLYGARAIYYRVKQKFPHEQVNIAVVVQKMVDADSAGVMFTHHPTTGEDVQIIEAAWGLGESVVSGAVSPDNYEVKNDRIVKKKIATKQIKIIRDPKTRKTVKLDVEEGKKNAQVLADDQILRLARLGNIVEEHYGKPQDIEWAFQKGELYLLQSRPITTIQKREAKGGKVLGEIILEGLGASPGIASGKVKIVDSMDALDKVLDGDILVTKMTTPDMVPAMKRSAAIITDEGGMTCHAAIVSRELGTPAVVGTKEATRMLEDGSTVTVDGEKGHVYMGAVKTEAAAEKAEHAEAAPRIAVTKPITATEVKVNVSIPEAAGRAKETQADGVGLLRIEHMILGLNTHPQVYINTGRSQEYVDELVKGIRTVADAFYPKPVWVRTLDAPTDEFKAMKGGENEPFEHNPMLGMRGIRRDLKEVEHFKLEMAAFKKLFEMGYDNIGIMIPLVQHPSELRRAKEIMTECGIDLEKVDVGIMVEIPASALIIDEFIKEGIDFVSFGTNDLTQYTLAVDRNNELVADLYNELHPAVLKLIEYVIGECNKAGVKTSICGQAGSRPEVARRLVAMGITSISANIDAVESVREMVARTEHALILEAARKKL from the coding sequence ATGGCAGGAAAGGAAAAGTTAGTTGTTTGGCTCAACGAAGTTCGCAATACTGACATCCCCATCGTAGGTGGCAAGGGCGCCAGCCTCGGCGAGATGACCAACGCACAGCTGCCGGTTCCCCCCGGCTTCGTGGTCACCGCGCAGGCGTTCCGGAAGTTCATCGTCGAAGCCGGCATCGTGGACAGGCTCTTCAAAGGCATAGACGTCAACGTCGACGACCAGAAGGAGCTGATGAAGGCTGAAAAGTTCGCCAAGGACCTGATCAACAGCCAGCCTATGCCTGCGTCGATCGCTAAGGAAATCACCGCAGCCTATGAGACCCTGTGCAAGCGTGAGGGTGGAGAGCAGTACGTCGCCGCCAGGTCGAGCGCGACTGCCGAAGACCTGCCGGATGCCAGCTTCGCAGGCCAGCAGGAGACCTTCCTCAACGTCAAGGGCAAGGCCGACCTGCTCAAGGCTGTCCAGCACTGCTGGGCTTCGCTGTACGGCGCCAGAGCCATCTATTACCGGGTGAAGCAGAAGTTCCCCCACGAGCAGGTGAACATTGCCGTGGTCGTCCAGAAGATGGTCGACGCGGACTCTGCAGGCGTCATGTTTACCCACCACCCCACCACCGGGGAAGACGTGCAGATCATCGAAGCGGCCTGGGGCCTGGGCGAGTCGGTCGTATCCGGCGCCGTGTCCCCCGACAACTATGAAGTCAAGAACGACAGGATCGTCAAGAAGAAGATCGCCACCAAGCAGATCAAGATCATCCGCGACCCTAAAACCCGTAAGACCGTGAAGCTGGACGTGGAAGAAGGGAAGAAGAACGCCCAGGTGCTTGCCGATGACCAGATCCTCAGGCTCGCCAGGCTGGGCAACATCGTGGAAGAGCACTACGGCAAGCCCCAGGACATCGAGTGGGCTTTCCAGAAGGGCGAATTGTACCTCCTGCAGTCCAGGCCGATCACCACTATCCAGAAACGCGAGGCTAAGGGCGGCAAGGTGCTGGGCGAGATCATCCTCGAAGGGCTGGGCGCCTCCCCGGGCATTGCCAGCGGCAAGGTCAAGATCGTCGACAGCATGGACGCTCTTGACAAAGTTTTAGACGGCGACATCCTGGTCACCAAGATGACCACTCCGGACATGGTGCCTGCCATGAAGCGCTCCGCCGCCATCATCACCGACGAGGGTGGCATGACCTGCCACGCGGCCATCGTGTCCCGCGAGCTCGGCACCCCGGCGGTAGTCGGCACCAAGGAAGCGACGAGGATGCTCGAGGACGGCTCGACGGTCACCGTGGACGGCGAGAAAGGCCACGTGTATATGGGCGCTGTCAAGACGGAGGCCGCCGCAGAGAAGGCCGAGCACGCCGAGGCCGCTCCCCGGATCGCCGTCACCAAGCCTATCACAGCCACCGAGGTCAAGGTCAACGTCTCCATCCCGGAAGCCGCAGGCAGGGCTAAGGAGACCCAGGCCGACGGCGTGGGCTTACTCAGGATAGAGCACATGATCCTCGGGCTGAATACGCATCCGCAGGTATACATCAATACCGGCCGGTCCCAGGAGTACGTAGACGAGTTAGTCAAGGGCATAAGGACCGTCGCAGACGCCTTCTACCCGAAGCCCGTCTGGGTCAGGACTCTGGACGCGCCGACCGACGAGTTCAAGGCCATGAAGGGCGGCGAGAACGAGCCGTTCGAGCACAACCCGATGCTCGGCATGAGGGGCATTCGCCGCGACCTCAAGGAAGTCGAGCACTTCAAGCTGGAGATGGCCGCCTTCAAGAAGCTGTTCGAGATGGGCTACGACAACATCGGCATCATGATCCCCCTCGTCCAGCACCCGTCTGAACTGCGCAGGGCCAAGGAGATCATGACCGAGTGCGGCATCGACCTCGAGAAAGTCGACGTCGGCATCATGGTGGAGATCCCCGCATCGGCCCTCATCATCGATGAGTTTATTAAGGAGGGCATCGATTTCGTATCGTTCGGCACCAACGATCTCACCCAGTATACGCTGGCGGTCGACCGGAACAACGAACTGGTCGCCGACCTCTACAACGAGCTGCACCCCGCGGTGCTCAAGCTCATCGAGTACGTGATCGGAGAGTGCAACAAGGCAGGCGTCAAGACTTCGATCTGCGGCCAGGCAGGCAGCAGGCCGGAAGTGGCGAGAAGGCTCGTCGCGATGGGGATAACCAGCATCTCGGCCAACATCGACGCGGTGGAGTCGGTCAGAGAGATGGTGGCCAGGACCGAGCACGCCTTGATCCTTGAGGCGGCCAGAAAAAAGCTGTGA
- the mfnA gene encoding tyrosine decarboxylase MfnA, whose product MRERGLGEEEIFAELCEARSRDVPYGRVLSSMCTNPHPIAVKAHQEFVNTNLGDPKLFPGTADIEHRCIGLIGDLLHLPAATGYISTGGTESNIQALRTAIQMKHTDRRRANIVVPESAHYSFEKASQMLGIAIRRAPLDDLLRADPSEMAALIDKNTIALVAVAGTTEFGQIDPIEEIGRLAQEHDLYLHVDAAFGGFVIPFMDRPAKFDFEIPGVQSITIDPHKMGLSTIPSGGLLYRSESLMKVLEINAQYLTSMVQTSLAGTRSGASAASAYAVLQYLGRAGYREIVATCMENTRILREQLEDMGMEPIIEPVLNIVTARAKDPVGLRKKLAEKNWYVSTTVHPCALRMVVMPHVTADVIEAFTADLKKVI is encoded by the coding sequence ATGCGGGAAAGGGGATTGGGTGAAGAGGAGATATTCGCCGAGCTCTGCGAAGCGAGAAGCCGGGACGTGCCCTACGGGCGCGTCCTCAGCTCCATGTGCACCAACCCCCATCCCATTGCCGTAAAAGCGCATCAGGAATTCGTCAACACCAACCTGGGCGACCCGAAACTCTTCCCGGGCACAGCGGATATCGAGCATCGGTGTATCGGGCTGATCGGCGATCTTCTGCACTTGCCTGCTGCCACCGGCTACATTTCTACAGGCGGCACCGAGAGCAACATCCAGGCGCTGCGAACCGCCATCCAGATGAAGCACACGGACCGGCGCAGGGCCAACATTGTGGTCCCCGAGTCCGCCCACTACTCTTTTGAAAAGGCGTCCCAGATGCTCGGCATCGCCATCCGCAGGGCTCCCCTGGACGATCTGCTGAGGGCGGACCCGTCGGAGATGGCGGCGCTCATCGACAAAAACACCATCGCCCTCGTCGCAGTGGCAGGCACCACCGAGTTCGGGCAGATCGACCCGATCGAGGAGATCGGGAGGTTGGCGCAGGAACACGATCTATACCTCCACGTGGACGCGGCGTTCGGCGGGTTCGTCATCCCCTTCATGGATCGTCCCGCGAAGTTCGACTTTGAGATACCGGGAGTCCAGTCGATCACGATAGATCCGCACAAGATGGGCCTCAGCACCATTCCTTCGGGCGGCCTGCTCTACCGCAGCGAAAGCCTGATGAAGGTGCTAGAAATAAACGCCCAGTACCTGACGAGCATGGTCCAGACCTCCCTGGCCGGCACCCGCAGCGGCGCCTCCGCCGCCTCGGCATACGCAGTCCTGCAGTATCTCGGCAGGGCAGGCTACAGGGAGATTGTCGCCACCTGCATGGAGAACACCCGCATCCTACGGGAGCAACTCGAGGACATGGGCATGGAGCCGATCATCGAGCCTGTGCTGAACATAGTTACTGCGAGGGCTAAGGATCCGGTAGGCCTGCGGAAAAAGCTCGCGGAGAAAAACTGGTACGTCTCCACGACCGTACATCCGTGCGCGCTGCGCATGGTCGTCATGCCCCACGTAACCGCAGACGTCATCGAGGCGTTCACGGCGGATTTGAAAAAGGTAATATAA